A single region of the Marinobacter salinisoli genome encodes:
- a CDS encoding tellurite resistance TerB family protein, with translation MNVTSILNEIMKQAQGASPQARGRGGSGVDLGRMMQDLGNQMRGGAGKSGVDLKSMLGGGLLGMLLGSGRGRKMGGKALKYGALAGIGALAWKAYQNHQAQAQGQGNTQGSSSSLGASLGPSSMASEQGQPIEQLHGREQEQRGLEILQAMIMAARADGHIDENEQVLLVQEIEKLGADAELQEWIQQQLRAPLDAQAVARNADSPQAAREIYLVSAAMIDEQNDLERAWLNQLGAALQLEPAMTEELERQVQAAA, from the coding sequence ATGAACGTGACATCGATTCTCAACGAAATCATGAAGCAGGCTCAGGGCGCTTCACCGCAAGCCAGAGGCAGAGGCGGAAGCGGAGTCGATCTGGGTAGAATGATGCAGGATCTCGGCAACCAGATGCGAGGCGGCGCGGGGAAAAGCGGCGTGGACCTGAAGAGCATGCTTGGCGGCGGCCTGCTGGGCATGCTTCTGGGTTCCGGCCGGGGCAGAAAGATGGGAGGCAAGGCGCTCAAATACGGCGCACTGGCTGGCATTGGCGCGCTGGCCTGGAAGGCCTATCAGAACCATCAGGCCCAGGCGCAAGGCCAGGGCAACACCCAGGGTTCTTCGTCTTCCCTGGGCGCCTCGCTGGGGCCCTCTTCCATGGCGTCCGAGCAGGGTCAGCCGATCGAACAGCTCCACGGCCGTGAACAGGAACAACGGGGGCTGGAAATATTGCAGGCCATGATCATGGCCGCCCGAGCCGATGGCCACATCGACGAAAACGAACAGGTATTGCTGGTGCAGGAAATCGAAAAACTGGGAGCAGACGCAGAGCTGCAGGAATGGATTCAGCAGCAGCTGCGGGCCCCGCTGGATGCGCAGGCGGTAGCGCGCAACGCCGATTCTCCGCAGGCCGCGCGGGAAATCTATCTGGTCAGTGCCGCCATGATCGACGAGCAGAATGATCTGGAGCGGGCCTGGCTGAACCAGCTGGGTGCGGCGCTGCAACTGGAACCAGCGATGACAGAGGAACTTGAGCGGCAGGTTCAGGCCGCCGCCTGA
- the pdhA gene encoding pyruvate dehydrogenase (acetyl-transferring) E1 component subunit alpha, which produces MKQRQEFHVDSARYLDEQGRPLDDLPAQANDVERILSAYRNTVLARTFDAKAIALQRTGKCGTYPSVLGHEVIGTAIGQSLAPSDVFVPYYRDQAAHILRGVALCDMLLYWGGDERGSAWQNCPQDLPIAVPIATQCCHAVGVASAMKIRGEDRAVVCCVGDGGTSKGDFLESINLAGAWHLPVVFVVINNQWAISTPRNLQSGAETLAQKAISAGLPGHIVDGNDYFASIEAMDTALERARGGKGATIIEAVTYRLGDHTTADDATRYRTAEALKKAWEADGIKRLQSYLHHSGLWAADKEQALQAECKAAVDSAVAEYLATEPEPHTAMVDYLFESLPASLQEQRERIVRKSATGADGSAL; this is translated from the coding sequence ATGAAGCAACGCCAGGAATTTCATGTAGATAGCGCCCGCTATCTGGATGAGCAGGGCCGGCCGCTCGATGACCTCCCTGCCCAGGCCAATGATGTTGAACGAATCCTGTCGGCTTACCGAAACACGGTGCTGGCCCGCACCTTCGATGCAAAAGCCATTGCCCTTCAGCGCACCGGAAAATGCGGAACCTATCCTTCTGTCCTGGGCCATGAGGTGATTGGTACGGCCATCGGCCAGAGCCTTGCCCCATCCGATGTGTTTGTTCCTTATTACCGAGATCAGGCGGCTCATATCCTCCGGGGCGTTGCACTGTGTGACATGCTGCTCTATTGGGGCGGAGATGAGCGGGGCAGTGCGTGGCAAAACTGCCCGCAGGATCTGCCCATTGCGGTGCCCATCGCCACCCAGTGTTGCCACGCGGTAGGGGTCGCGTCGGCAATGAAAATACGAGGCGAGGACCGGGCCGTTGTCTGTTGCGTCGGCGACGGAGGGACATCCAAGGGCGATTTCCTGGAAAGCATTAACCTCGCCGGTGCCTGGCACTTGCCGGTGGTGTTTGTGGTGATCAATAACCAGTGGGCGATCTCGACACCCCGAAACCTGCAGAGCGGGGCCGAAACCCTTGCGCAGAAAGCCATCAGTGCCGGGCTGCCCGGGCACATTGTCGACGGTAACGACTACTTTGCCAGCATCGAGGCCATGGATACCGCCCTGGAGCGGGCCCGGGGCGGGAAGGGCGCCACCATTATCGAGGCGGTGACCTACCGGCTCGGGGACCACACCACGGCCGACGATGCCACCCGTTACCGAACTGCCGAGGCGCTAAAGAAAGCCTGGGAGGCCGATGGCATCAAGCGGCTGCAGAGCTACCTGCATCACAGCGGCTTGTGGGCTGCCGACAAAGAACAGGCCTTGCAGGCCGAGTGCAAGGCCGCGGTCGACTCGGCGGTTGCCGAGTACCTGGCCACAGAGCCGGAGCCTCATACAGCCATGGTGGACTATCTGTTTGAGTCCCTGCCCGCTTCTTTGCAGGAGCAGCGGGAGCGCATTGTCCGAAAATCGGCAACCGGCGCTGATGGGAGCGCGTTATGA
- a CDS encoding alpha-ketoacid dehydrogenase subunit beta codes for MSRADVREVTLVEAVNMALAWEMAQDESVIVLGEDVATNGGVFRATVGLRERFGYKRVMDTPLAENLIAGTAIGMATQGLKPVAEFQFMGFIYAGMEQIISHAARMRNRTRGRLHCQIVYRAPFGGGIHAPEHHSESTEALFAHIPGLRVVVPSSPQRAYGLLLAAIRNPDPVLFLEPKRIYRAVTQSVVNNGESLPLDTCYTLREGDDVTLVTWGACVMETLQAADTLAQQGVLAEVIDVATVSPLDRETLLCSVAKTGRAVIVHEACRNGGVGAEIAASIAEGAFLDLQAPVVRVTGYDTIMPYYRNEQAYLPQVQDIVEAVEQVIAL; via the coding sequence ATGAGCCGTGCCGATGTTCGTGAAGTCACTCTGGTGGAAGCCGTCAACATGGCTCTGGCGTGGGAAATGGCGCAGGACGAGTCGGTCATTGTGCTGGGGGAAGATGTCGCGACCAATGGCGGTGTCTTCCGCGCCACGGTGGGGCTCAGAGAGCGTTTCGGCTACAAGCGAGTTATGGATACCCCGCTGGCGGAGAACCTGATAGCCGGAACCGCCATCGGCATGGCAACCCAGGGCCTCAAGCCGGTGGCGGAATTCCAGTTCATGGGGTTTATCTACGCCGGCATGGAACAAATCATCAGCCACGCTGCACGCATGCGAAATCGAACCCGTGGGCGCCTGCATTGTCAGATTGTTTACCGGGCTCCCTTCGGCGGGGGGATACACGCACCCGAGCACCATTCCGAGAGCACCGAAGCCCTGTTTGCGCACATTCCCGGCCTGCGTGTGGTGGTGCCCAGCTCTCCCCAGCGGGCCTACGGGCTTTTGCTGGCGGCAATCCGCAATCCCGACCCGGTGTTGTTTCTGGAGCCCAAGCGCATCTATCGGGCGGTGACCCAGAGCGTGGTGAATAACGGTGAGTCACTTCCTCTGGATACCTGTTACACCCTGCGCGAGGGCGACGATGTCACCCTGGTTACCTGGGGTGCCTGCGTCATGGAAACCCTGCAGGCCGCTGACACGCTGGCGCAACAGGGGGTGCTGGCCGAGGTTATTGATGTGGCGACGGTGAGCCCGCTGGACCGGGAAACGCTGCTATGTTCCGTCGCCAAGACCGGCCGGGCGGTGATTGTGCACGAGGCCTGTCGCAACGGCGGCGTGGGGGCGGAGATCGCCGCGTCGATCGCCGAAGGTGCCTTTCTGGACCTGCAGGCCCCGGTGGTCAGGGTGACCGGTTACGACACCATCATGCCCTACTACCGGAACGAACAGGCCTATCTGCCTCAGGTGCAGGACATTGTCGAGGCCGTGGAACAGGTGATCGCGCTATGA
- a CDS encoding dihydrolipoamide acetyltransferase family protein yields MKNFKLPDLGEGLPEAEIVEWHVKVGDTVAVDQVLVSVETAKAIVEVPSPDAGTIAKLFGEPGDIIHTGEPLLAFEGEGGDSGTVVGELKTSGAGKGGKSQQDQFIVGAAASSKRARANRATPGVRALAERLGVSLETIKGSGPGGLITNDDVHRQASHQKQLGEAEMLRGPRRTMAKNMALSHAQVVPVSIYEDADIGDWKAGTDITMRLVQAIASACDNVPELNAWFDGDNLSRRLLNEVHVGIAVDTPEGLFVPVLRDVNHRSQKDLRRGLENLREAVATRKIPPKEMQGATITLSNFGTMTGQYANPIVTPPQVAIVGAGTIREKVVPWQGRPDIRRILPLSLTFDHRAATGGEASRFLGGLVEALSEP; encoded by the coding sequence ATGAAGAACTTCAAGTTGCCAGATCTGGGGGAAGGCCTGCCGGAAGCCGAAATTGTGGAGTGGCACGTCAAGGTCGGCGATACCGTGGCAGTGGATCAGGTGCTGGTGTCCGTTGAAACCGCCAAGGCCATCGTGGAAGTGCCGTCACCGGACGCGGGCACCATCGCCAAACTGTTTGGTGAGCCGGGCGACATCATCCACACTGGCGAACCCTTGCTGGCGTTCGAGGGTGAGGGCGGAGACAGCGGAACGGTAGTCGGCGAGCTGAAAACCTCCGGTGCCGGCAAGGGCGGAAAATCGCAGCAGGATCAATTTATCGTCGGTGCCGCTGCGTCCAGCAAGCGGGCCCGGGCCAACCGGGCAACGCCGGGTGTAAGAGCACTGGCCGAGCGACTCGGGGTAAGCCTGGAAACCATCAAAGGCAGCGGCCCCGGGGGGCTGATCACCAACGACGATGTGCACCGCCAGGCCAGCCACCAGAAGCAGTTGGGCGAGGCGGAGATGCTGCGGGGACCACGTCGTACCATGGCCAAGAATATGGCCCTGTCGCACGCCCAGGTGGTGCCGGTGTCCATCTACGAAGACGCAGACATTGGCGACTGGAAAGCCGGAACCGACATCACCATGCGCCTGGTTCAGGCCATCGCATCGGCGTGTGACAACGTACCGGAACTCAATGCCTGGTTTGACGGCGACAACCTCAGCCGGCGTCTGCTGAATGAGGTGCACGTTGGGATTGCGGTCGATACGCCCGAGGGACTTTTTGTACCGGTGTTGCGGGATGTAAACCATCGCAGCCAGAAAGATCTGCGCCGGGGGCTGGAAAACCTCCGTGAGGCCGTGGCGACCCGCAAGATCCCGCCGAAGGAAATGCAGGGCGCGACCATTACCCTGTCCAATTTCGGCACAATGACGGGCCAATATGCCAATCCCATCGTAACTCCTCCTCAAGTAGCCATCGTCGGGGCCGGAACTATCCGTGAGAAAGTCGTGCCCTGGCAGGGCCGGCCCGACATCCGGCGGATACTGCCCCTGTCACTGACCTTTGATCACCGGGCCGCTACGGGCGGCGAGGCATCGCGCTTTCTCGGTGGCCTGGTCGAGGCGCTTTCCGAGCCCTGA
- a CDS encoding putative bifunctional diguanylate cyclase/phosphodiesterase yields MAIPKRNIWKLFLLVYAVAFVFLLVLLFASWKNTVSEYERRHESRAELFAQAVDSIFTTQEMALDVIGRELIRHGELEREPHTMPLLDSIVASSASLVGLGLANVDGELVALSSNLDPERVPNLREFEQTRADFERALDEKKMVLGRTYFVESIQEWVIPVRKALRNREGEVLAVMTGGVRIDGESGIFRSVLHEGENDSIMLFRERDGYLQYVSRAGVGPEIYTTIRRTQEEVHGDVQLLVENSGKSISEVRSSGDAVTYFSSRDSGRYIGAAVFEPRFELWIISETESQRVLQTYLNKLMVHLILFLCLTALLYYLFSLIDRIEKKRIDSLFRSSRSDELTGLKNRLGLMDSIQRKVDDERRFSLILVDIDNFRGVNDRFGQEFGDAVLIEMARCLCEAAGEGNLVNRLSGDEFAVVTELTRPDDLDAFCRNLLVETGLLMAKGRLELQLGASAGAAIFPEHGDSFDAILRNAHLALYRAKKNRNDICLFQPDIESSYLRRVHIEQRLRGALERNEIVMAYQPQFDAEGNVLAVEALARWHDEELGDVPPSEFVEVAESSGLMVQLGNYILDRSLKQFSQLLRANLPACELAVNISVLQFMQPDFADTVMEKLREHQVSPSDLTLEITESLFMSRRNQILPVLNRLRAMGIRLAMDDFGTGYSSLSLLRALPIDELKVDKSFVDHINDDIKACNMIESIVAIARTHSMDLVAEGVEQKDQADRLIDMGCGRLQGYYYSRPVSMDKVQALLTSLSDSMSEQHR; encoded by the coding sequence GTGGCGATACCCAAACGCAATATCTGGAAACTGTTTTTACTGGTCTATGCGGTTGCCTTCGTGTTCCTGCTGGTGCTTCTTTTTGCATCCTGGAAAAACACGGTTTCAGAGTACGAGCGTCGACACGAGTCCCGTGCCGAGCTGTTTGCCCAGGCCGTCGACAGCATTTTTACCACGCAGGAGATGGCACTGGATGTCATCGGCCGTGAACTGATACGGCACGGCGAACTCGAGCGCGAGCCTCACACCATGCCGCTGCTGGACAGCATCGTCGCGTCCAGCGCTTCCCTTGTCGGGCTTGGGCTTGCAAACGTGGACGGTGAGCTGGTGGCGCTGAGCTCCAATCTGGACCCGGAACGGGTACCCAACCTGCGCGAATTCGAGCAAACCCGGGCTGACTTCGAGCGGGCCCTGGACGAGAAAAAAATGGTTCTGGGCCGGACGTATTTCGTCGAGTCCATTCAGGAATGGGTGATTCCCGTTCGCAAAGCCCTGCGGAATCGCGAGGGCGAAGTGCTGGCGGTCATGACCGGCGGCGTGCGGATTGACGGCGAAAGCGGCATTTTCCGGAGCGTGCTGCATGAAGGCGAGAACGACAGCATCATGCTCTTCCGTGAACGTGATGGCTATCTGCAGTATGTCTCCAGGGCCGGGGTTGGACCGGAAATCTATACCACCATCCGCCGTACTCAGGAGGAGGTTCATGGCGACGTCCAGCTGTTAGTCGAGAACAGCGGCAAGTCCATTTCGGAAGTGCGCAGCAGTGGTGACGCGGTCACTTATTTTTCCAGCAGGGATAGTGGTCGTTACATTGGGGCCGCGGTCTTCGAGCCTCGCTTCGAGCTGTGGATTATCTCGGAAACCGAATCTCAGCGTGTCCTTCAGACGTATCTGAACAAATTAATGGTCCACCTGATTCTATTCCTCTGCCTGACGGCACTGCTCTATTACCTGTTCAGCCTGATTGACCGGATTGAGAAGAAGCGGATTGATAGCCTGTTCCGAAGCTCGCGCAGCGACGAACTGACCGGCCTGAAAAACCGGCTGGGGCTGATGGATTCCATCCAGCGGAAAGTGGATGACGAGCGAAGGTTCAGCCTGATACTGGTTGATATCGACAATTTCCGCGGCGTTAACGACCGATTTGGGCAGGAGTTCGGTGACGCGGTGCTGATCGAGATGGCCCGCTGCCTCTGTGAGGCCGCCGGCGAGGGTAACCTGGTCAACCGGCTCAGCGGCGATGAGTTTGCGGTGGTCACAGAACTGACCCGCCCTGACGACCTTGATGCGTTTTGCCGAAACCTGCTGGTGGAAACGGGTCTGCTGATGGCGAAGGGGCGGCTTGAACTTCAGCTGGGTGCCAGTGCCGGGGCCGCGATCTTTCCGGAACATGGTGATTCCTTTGACGCCATTCTTCGCAACGCGCACCTGGCGCTGTACCGGGCCAAGAAGAACCGCAACGATATCTGCCTGTTTCAGCCTGATATTGAATCCAGCTACCTGCGCCGTGTCCATATCGAACAGCGGCTCAGGGGGGCGCTGGAACGAAACGAAATCGTGATGGCGTATCAACCCCAGTTCGATGCCGAAGGCAATGTGCTGGCGGTGGAGGCGCTGGCCCGCTGGCATGATGAGGAGCTGGGTGATGTCCCGCCCAGCGAGTTCGTGGAAGTGGCGGAGTCCTCCGGGCTTATGGTTCAGCTGGGTAACTACATTCTCGACAGGAGCCTGAAGCAGTTCAGCCAGCTGTTGCGGGCGAATCTTCCCGCCTGCGAACTGGCGGTGAATATCTCGGTGCTTCAGTTCATGCAGCCGGATTTTGCCGACACAGTGATGGAAAAGCTCAGGGAACATCAGGTGTCGCCGTCCGATCTGACGCTGGAAATCACCGAGTCGCTGTTTATGTCGCGCCGGAACCAGATACTCCCGGTGTTGAACCGGCTTCGTGCCATGGGCATTCGGTTGGCGATGGATGATTTCGGTACCGGCTATTCGTCTCTGAGTCTGTTAAGGGCCCTGCCCATCGACGAGTTAAAGGTGGACAAAAGCTTTGTTGATCACATCAATGACGACATCAAAGCCTGCAACATGATTGAGAGCATTGTCGCCATCGCGCGCACGCACAGCATGGACCTGGTGGCCGAAGGGGTCGAGCAGAAAGACCAGGCTGACAGGCTGATCGACATGGGGTGCGGGCGCTTACAGGGCTATTACTACAGCCGGCCGGTCAGTATGGACAAGGTGCAGGCCCTGCTTACTTCGTTATCCGATTCCATGAGTGAGCAGCACCGCTAA
- a CDS encoding copper chaperone PCu(A)C, translating to MTAKPIAAVLLMLLATFAHAHEYQADALRIDHPWSRPTPPGTPIGVGYLVITNTGSANITLTGAETPRAARVSIHQTTMKDGMMKMQPVDGGLVIPAGTTVELKPHGHHLMLEQLNAPLAEGERLPLKLHFKGADTMDVELSVESLDEEPMGDKQSMDQEMDHSMH from the coding sequence GTGACTGCCAAACCCATCGCCGCTGTATTGTTGATGTTGCTTGCCACTTTTGCCCACGCCCATGAGTACCAGGCTGACGCGCTTCGTATCGATCACCCCTGGAGCCGGCCAACACCGCCGGGCACCCCGATAGGGGTGGGTTATCTGGTGATCACCAACACCGGTTCAGCAAACATCACATTGACGGGTGCTGAAACGCCACGGGCGGCGCGTGTTTCCATTCACCAAACCACCATGAAAGACGGCATGATGAAGATGCAGCCGGTTGATGGCGGGCTGGTGATTCCGGCCGGCACGACGGTTGAGCTGAAACCGCACGGTCACCACTTGATGCTGGAACAGCTGAACGCGCCGTTGGCAGAAGGGGAGCGTTTACCGCTGAAACTGCACTTCAAGGGAGCGGACACCATGGACGTCGAGCTGTCCGTGGAATCCCTCGATGAAGAGCCGATGGGCGATAAGCAAAGCATGGATCAGGAGATGGATCACTCCATGCACTGA
- a CDS encoding glutathione S-transferase family protein, with protein MYTLHIGNKNYSSWSLRPWLLVKALGIPFEEVLHRFGMEEDWAEYRKLNASGLVPCLFDGDLVVWDSLAIIEYLAEKHEGVWPADSQARAWARSASAEMHSGFAELRSKCTMTCGQRVELHEVTPALSRDIARIDALWQEGLSRFGGPFLAGPEFSAVDAFYAPVVFRFQTFGISVSPQATAYVERMLAHPAMVAWYEDALQETFRDEPHEAELNALGRITADFRQ; from the coding sequence ATGTACACCTTGCACATCGGAAACAAGAATTACTCCTCCTGGTCACTTCGCCCGTGGCTACTGGTGAAAGCGCTGGGCATTCCGTTTGAAGAGGTACTGCACCGGTTTGGCATGGAAGAGGACTGGGCGGAATACCGCAAGCTCAATGCCTCTGGGCTGGTACCGTGCCTGTTTGATGGCGATCTGGTGGTGTGGGATTCGCTGGCCATCATCGAGTATCTTGCCGAAAAACACGAGGGTGTCTGGCCAGCCGATTCACAAGCCCGGGCCTGGGCACGCAGCGCCAGTGCGGAAATGCACTCGGGGTTTGCGGAGCTGCGTAGCAAATGCACCATGACCTGCGGCCAACGGGTTGAGCTGCATGAGGTGACGCCGGCTCTGAGCCGCGATATCGCCAGAATCGATGCGCTCTGGCAGGAGGGGCTGAGCCGGTTTGGCGGCCCGTTCCTGGCTGGCCCGGAGTTTTCGGCGGTGGATGCCTTCTATGCGCCGGTGGTCTTTCGTTTTCAAACCTTTGGTATCTCTGTGAGTCCGCAAGCCACGGCCTACGTTGAGCGAATGCTGGCGCACCCGGCGATGGTCGCCTGGTACGAGGACGCCCTGCAGGAAACCTTCAGGGATGAGCCGCACGAGGCCGAGCTAAATGCCCTCGGCCGGATTACCGCCGACTTTCGCCAATAA
- a CDS encoding aspartate/glutamate racemase family protein — MKTIGLIGGMSWESTASYYRVMNELVKSALGGLHSARVLLNSLDFAPLEVMQREGNWDGIAEELAQAAGRLEQGGADFILMGTNTMHRVFSEVEQSVRVPVLHIADATAEVLLAEGVRRVGLLGTSFTMEQSFYKGRLAARHGLEVLTPEPADRKLVHGIIFQELCQGRIREESRQQYLGIMERLTESGAEAIVLGCTEIGLLVTPDDTDIPLYDTARIHAAKAVEWALRS, encoded by the coding sequence ATGAAAACCATTGGCCTGATTGGCGGCATGAGCTGGGAAAGCACGGCGAGTTATTACCGGGTGATGAATGAGCTGGTGAAGTCTGCTCTGGGCGGGCTTCACTCCGCCCGCGTGCTGCTGAATAGCCTGGACTTTGCGCCGCTGGAAGTAATGCAGCGCGAGGGAAACTGGGACGGTATCGCAGAGGAACTGGCCCAGGCGGCAGGCCGACTGGAGCAGGGCGGTGCGGATTTTATCCTGATGGGCACCAACACCATGCACCGGGTATTTTCCGAGGTTGAACAGTCGGTTCGGGTGCCCGTGTTGCACATCGCCGATGCCACGGCGGAGGTGCTTCTGGCGGAGGGGGTCCGGCGCGTTGGCCTGCTGGGTACCTCCTTCACCATGGAACAGTCATTCTACAAAGGGCGCCTGGCAGCCCGACACGGGCTCGAGGTTCTCACGCCGGAGCCTGCGGATCGGAAGCTGGTGCACGGGATTATTTTTCAGGAGTTATGCCAGGGCAGGATTCGGGAGGAGTCCCGTCAGCAGTACCTGGGCATTATGGAAAGACTCACTGAGTCCGGTGCCGAGGCCATTGTTCTCGGCTGCACTGAAATCGGTCTGCTGGTTACACCGGACGATACCGACATCCCGCTGTATGACACCGCCAGAATTCATGCCGCCAAGGCGGTGGAGTGGGCTCTGCGATCGTGA
- a CDS encoding SGNH/GDSL hydrolase family protein — protein sequence MKTAIERLTYAAILWFFVLSGSAHAQYSQIFVFGDSLSDNGNLKAFLQSPTLPERFTNGPVAMELVAAQLGLSLKPSFHLLPPAAVGGQYGNNYAVAGAIAIDEDGDESTFDINLPTQVNLFLALNGNYAPSDALYVVFIGGNDLFDIQDLLLTEGFNGPAKALERLDEAARSVDSQIRKLASAGARHFLLVNAPDVGATPLTDIKVAQALPLATNKYQRRYIEKLPSISRLVAQIYNTGLAYIAESARYDLGVQVTEFSLFGFLDDTIANAVEYGYTNTEDACIFLNTQGGAPNPMCDVNSFVFFDEIHPTAVTHQRAAAAVLEALAN from the coding sequence ATGAAAACGGCCATTGAACGCCTGACGTATGCTGCCATCCTGTGGTTTTTCGTGCTCAGCGGCAGTGCCCATGCCCAATACAGCCAGATCTTTGTATTTGGCGACAGCCTGTCGGATAACGGCAACCTGAAAGCCTTCCTGCAATCACCCACCCTTCCGGAGCGCTTCACCAATGGCCCGGTCGCGATGGAACTGGTCGCCGCGCAGCTGGGCCTGAGCCTCAAGCCCTCGTTCCATCTGCTGCCACCTGCAGCAGTTGGCGGACAATACGGCAACAACTACGCCGTTGCTGGCGCAATTGCCATTGACGAAGATGGCGACGAAAGCACCTTTGATATCAACCTGCCCACCCAGGTGAACCTGTTCCTCGCCCTGAACGGCAATTACGCACCAAGTGATGCTCTGTATGTGGTGTTCATTGGTGGTAACGATCTGTTCGACATTCAGGACCTCTTGCTCACCGAAGGCTTCAACGGCCCGGCCAAGGCTCTGGAACGCCTGGATGAAGCCGCCCGTTCGGTAGACAGCCAGATCCGCAAGCTCGCCAGCGCCGGTGCCCGTCACTTCCTGCTGGTCAACGCTCCGGATGTCGGCGCCACCCCGCTGACCGACATCAAGGTTGCCCAGGCTCTGCCGCTGGCGACCAACAAGTATCAGCGCCGGTATATTGAGAAGCTTCCGTCAATCAGCCGCCTGGTCGCTCAGATCTACAACACCGGCCTGGCCTACATTGCGGAATCCGCCCGCTACGATCTTGGCGTTCAGGTAACCGAATTCAGCCTGTTTGGATTCCTCGATGACACCATCGCCAACGCGGTTGAGTACGGTTACACCAATACCGAAGACGCCTGCATCTTCCTCAACACCCAGGGTGGTGCCCCCAACCCGATGTGCGACGTCAACAGCTTTGTGTTCTTCGATGAGATCCACCCAACGGCCGTCACCCATCAGCGTGCAGCCGCGGCGGTTCTGGAAGCCCTCGCCAACTGA